TCGACCAATGATTGAAGAGGAAAATGGTATTACGTCTATTATTATTCATATTCCTTATATGGATCCTACGATTACTGAAAACTCCAAAGGCATTCGTTATCGTACTATTCCTTTTGGCATTGTCTTAACAGATACTCATTTTGTGACAATTTGTAGTGTAGAAGCGGAGATTTTACTCAATGCTTTTATTAAAAATTGCCAAGGGTTAGGGAAGCATATGCAGGTACAAAACGTTTTAGATATGCTCCATCATGTTGCGCAAAGATATCTTCGCTTAATGCATACCATGGAATTTGAGATTGCAGAGGCAGAAGAAGAGTTATCACGCTCATATAGAAACTCAGAGCTCTATACATTACTCTACTTAAATGAAGGTCTTCTTTTTATGACAATCTCTTTAAAACAGATGTTATACCTTATGCGTAAAATCAATCATGAACAATATCTAGAGATGCTGCCTAACGGTGTTGAGCTATTTGAAGATACTATCATTGAGATGGAGCAAGCATATTCTGTGGCGCAAATTAATCAATTAAACTCTAATAACGTCATGGATGCTTATGGCAATATTATTCAAAATAACGTGAGTCATATTGTTAAGTTGTTAACTGCTTTAACGATTGTGCTATCAATTCCGACATTAATAGCGAGTATTTATGGAATGAACGTTCCATTACCATTTCAAGAAGAGCCAGCTGCATTTAGTATTTTAATTGTGGTAATGGTTGTGCTTAGTGGTCTTGTGGCAGGATTCTTCTATAAGAAAAAATTCTTTTAATTATTAGCTTTGATTAATGTAAAAACTTCATAAAAATATTCATCAAAGGATAAAAAGTATGCGCTTATATTCTCTTAATTAAGACAAAAGGAAGGTTGAATGAACGGACATTCATGAAGCCCTTGGTACTACGGTATCAAGGGCTTTTTTAATCTTTGTTTGTAATAAATATTGATTATTCTTGAGTGATAGAATATTAAAACCGTATGCTATATAAAATACCGGCAACTTTAATATTTTATTAAAATCTACCGGCATTGAAATATTTTTAAAACGTCAAAATATCAATATCTATGAGTGATTAAACGTCAGCTTTACCTTGCATAACTTCACGGACGATATATTCAGCAATCGCAAGTGATGAGGTTGCTCCTGGTGATGGAGCATTACGAATATGTGTAATATTACCATCGCGGCGAATCACGAAATCATCTACAAGCGTACCATCTGGATTCATTGCTTGTGCACGAATACCTCGAGTTGCAGGTTTTACAGTCATATTAGAGAGCGATGGTACATACTTTGTCGCTTCATTAATGAAGTTCTTTTGGCTAAATACAGTTTTAGATTCACGCATTGCAGCAGGAATATTACGAAACGCAAAGCGCCAAAAGCCAGGATAGAAGATAAATTCTTTAATATCTTTAAAGTTAAAGCCTTTTCCATCATAGTTTTCACGAGCTTTAGAGAGAAATGCATTAGGACCAATTGTCATTTTTCCATCAATACGTTTTGTAAAATGTACCCCTAAGAATGGGTATTTAGGATCTGGAACTGGGTATATCAATCCTTTAACATCATGTGTAAATTGATCATCAAGCACAAAGTATTGACCAAAGAATGGCACAATTTTTGGCGTTTCCACATCACCAGAATTCTTCGCTAAACGATCAGATTGAAGACCCGCACAGCTCACTGCATAATCAAATTGTGTTGGATAGACTTTTCCACTTTGAAGCGTAATAGTAATTTTACCATCACTATTGTTTTTAATAGATTGTACTGGGCTATTAAGCTCAATTTTACCACCACGTTCAATAATCTCTTCAGCAATACGTTTTGCAATTTTTTCATAGCTAACAATGGCTGTTTCTGGAGAGTGAAGGGCAGCAACACCGATACAGTTTGGTTCTACAGTTTTAATCTCTTCACCGTAGAGCATTTTAACGTTAGGTACTTCATTATCAAGGGCGATTTGGTAAAGTTTTTTCAAACGCGCTTCTTCAACTTCATTCAATGCAACAACCACTTTTCCGCACTGATCATAAGGAAGATTGTTATCTGTACAATAATTGCGTACAAGCTCAACACCACGTCGACATAATCTTGCTTTTAAGCTACCCTTTGCATAATATAATCCTGCATGGACAACGCCAGAGTTATGACTTGTTTGATGTTGTGCGACTTCTGACTCTTTTTCAAAAAGCGTTACATTAGCACCTGGATAATCAATGAGAAGTTGTCTTGCAACGGATAATCCGTTAATACCTCCTCCGATAACTGCATAGTTGACGGTTGACACATTTATCTCCTTATTAAAGATACTTGAATATGAAAAAACTAAAAAAAATCGAAAGTCTCTCTGATCAAGCGTTTGAACTCTTACGCGAAGCGATTCTTAACAATGTGTTAGAACCAGGAAAACTCTATTCGGCAACTGAAATTGGTGAATGGGTAGGCGCATCTCGCACTCCAATTCGGGAAGCTGCGCAACAACTTGCAAATATTGGTCTTGTTCGTATTGAAAGAAACCGAGGAATCCGTATTCTTCCAACGTCTTTAAAAGATTTGTTAGAATCTTTTCAAATCCGTTTAATGCTAGAGGTGCCGCTTGTTCGTAAAGTTGCCATGATTCGTACAGAGGAAGATATTAAGACCTTAGAGAAAGCTTATAACAAGCTCCTTAAAGCAGCTGAGTCAGATGATGCAAAAGAAACGCTTAATGCTGATAAGGATTACCATTCTGAGCTTCTTAAAATTGCAGCTGTTGAAAGAGCTTTAGCAATTATCGATAACACTCGTAACACGGTTCTCTTGACAGGACCTAGTACTATTCCACATTCTCGAACCTGTATGGAAGCTTTTGAAGATCACAAAGGACTTCATGAAGCAATCTTAAAGGGGGATCCAGAAACTGCAGGGAAGGAGATGGAACGACATATCATTAATACCGCTCGTCTCTTAGTAACCCAAGAATCGGGAAGCCGAGAAAACTGGAATGATTCAGATCTTCTTGAACAGTTTTCATGGATTCATAAATAGTTAAAATTCGCTCCTTGTTGTTTGTTGATTAAAATTCTTCTGATAATAGCTATTTTTAGCATAAGTTAGAGTTGCATGCAACATACAGAGAGTAATAATCCTAAATTTGTGTAGACAAGGAGCAGACTTTAACTAAATGTAGCTTAAATAGGCTCTTAATAGTCGTTAAATCAGTTACCAAAAAATAATCAGAGGTTAGTTATGCAAGAGTTATTTCGTCAAATTATCCATTTGGAAAAGAAATTACATCACCCTGAGCATCGTCAAAATAGACTGTTTTTAACAGCAACACTCCATGATGATTTCTTGGAGTTTGGTCGTTCGGGGTTTACAACTAATAAAGCGCAAACTTTACAGGATCTATTAGGCGTTGAACCAAATTCTGTTTCCATGATTCATTCTGAAAATTATGTCTCGGTTCTACTGAAACCAGGCGTAATATTGGTGACATATCAGAGTTATCAATTAAAAAATCAAGAGCGAATTAAACTTACGAACCGATCATCTGTTTGGGTAGAAACACGCTCTACAGATTGGCAGTTACGATTTCATCAAGGTACGCCGGTAGCAATAGATTAGGAAACTCATAGATTAAGAGGCAACATAACAAGCATTAAGTATTGTGGCTAGTATATTTCTATTTTTCTGATATATGTAAAACGTCTGATTCTATATATTATGTTAAATTAACGGTACCTACAATTCTACTTCACGAATCTACTAAAATAACTAAATTTATGATGTAACCTGTTAGACTGATAATTCTTATTTTTAGGTTTTGTAGTCAAAATGTATATCAATAAAAAAATTAAAGTTCAAAATGAAACTGGTCATTATTTAATAAGAAAAGATACGCAATTACCTCTTATGTTTCCTCTATTGTATAAAGTATTTAGGCTTCGCAATAAATCGGTTAGTACTCAAAAAGTTACAATATTAGCTATACTTAATTGGTACAATTATTGGGCTTTTAAAAAACATGAATGCTTTGATACCTCTTTTTTCAATAGTAAGTATGATCTTGAAATCATCTATCCAGAATTTGATGGTTTTTTATTATTTCTGTCCAAATCATGTAAGAAATCAGTAAAATCCACGTCCATGTATTTATCATGCTTAAAAGGTTTTTTTGAATATTTAGCATTACGCTATACTAGTGCTAAATATGAGTCATGCAATAAAGAAGTTAATCATAATGTTCAATTTTTACGTATACACAACCGTTTAAATACTTTGTTTCAATATAATGAAACTAATGCCTTATCGTTAAATAAAAGCTGGAATGTTCCATTAATTCAAATAGATAAAGATCTTTTAGATAAGATTTTAAATATTGTCAAACCATCAAGTAAACTTACTGTTAATCCCATGAATCCCTGGAAGACACCCCATATCCAATTAAGAAATTATATTATAATCAGTTTATTAGCGAATTATGGTTTAAGGATAGGAGAACTCTTATCTTTGACTATTCATAGTATAAAACCTAATTTATCAGGTAATGGCTATTCTTTGATAGTAACTGAGTCAAATGAAGAAGACAGTAGATTTAGCAAGCCTTTAATTAAAACAACAGATTCACATAGAAATATATTTTTATCTCCTTTTCATTATGAATTATTAAGTGTTTATCTTAATGTAGTCAGATTGCAGAGCCCTACTCACCATTCATTTCTATTTATTAGTTCAGGATCAAAACGTCATGCTTTAAGTTATGAACAAGTAAAAAAAATAGTATCTAAATTATCAAATGTAACTAAAGAATTTTATCCAGAGTTGTTAGATATGAAAACTTTTAAGTTAACTGCTCATACTTTTCGTCATGTATGGGCTACTCATTACTTAGAATATCTTGTAGAAACTGAAAGGCAAGATTTAGAGGTAGCTAAAGATAACTTAAGATCTATGGGGGGGGTGGAATATGATGAGTGAAATCCCTACATATTACGCTAATGAATATATTTCTAGAAAAGCAAATAAAGCCAATCAAAAGCGAATTCTTAAAGGATTGTAATCTATGCCAAAGTTACAAGGCGACTTTTTTTTAAATAGTGCTATCGCACTAGATCTTACTCAAGATCAAAGAGATTTTTTAATACTCAGTGCCATACCCACTAACCTTAAGTTAATAAGTCGAGATTTTGATAGTGAATACGTTGAAACAAATGTAGATGTATGGCGGATAAAATATTCAGGCCGAAGTTACTTATTTAAGTTTGACCTGAAAGATACTTATAAGAACAAGTTTTTGAAATGGGTTACTTCATCAATTTTAAAAGTACATAGTATTAGCTATGGATATGCTTGCTATTTAGCGCTCACTAAATTCCTGCTATCAGATTCAACCCAAATATCTTTTAGTAGCACTCTTTGCTATCTTCAGTCAGAAACTGTTTTAGAAAACACGAAAATTTATTACCCATTAAAAAGGGTTATTTCTTTTCTAATAGAATCTGAGTTTCCTGAATTCCCTTTAGAGGCTCTCTTTGAATTAGAATCTATTCCTAAGCCTAAATTAAAAGACTGGGAGTATTACTACCAGTTTGATATAAAAATCAAACCTGATTTAAAACGATTTATACGTAATGCAATTTTAAATTTGGTCCAGGATTTAAGTAAGCTATCTTACGAGGAGATTATATATCTATCTACACTAGTAGTATGTTATGAATCTGGTCTCAGACCTTTTCAACTATTTAATTTAAAAATGCAAGATTTTAAAAAGCATAATATGTTTTTTGAATTGGATGTTTCTAGTCAAAAAATCTCAAGTAAACGTAAAAAAAAACAGGTTGTATCTTTAAGTAGTGAGGCTGGGAAAATACTGGAAGAATTAGTAAATAGAAGACTATTAATACCTTTTGAAACAGATCAGCTTTTACAAATCTCTCCATTAACACCAATGATTCAAACAGACTCTCATTATTATCTTAATTCTGCTCTAAAATTAATTCAGAAAAAATGTAACTCACAGAATTCTGATGATCATTTACCTATAATTTCAGCATATGATTTTCGACATAATGTAGGTCATAGCTTGGCTATGAGTGGAGCATCTGCTGATGAAATTGCCTATATGCTTGGACATAATTCAACAGTTGTCGCTAGACATTATATCTCTGCCACCCCTGAGATTGCTATTTTGAAACAAAAAGCCCTAGGAGAAAACAATGCTTATTTAGATATGATGGGGCTAATAATGACAGGAGATATAACGACCGAGGATAAGTGGACTACAGAAAAGGTATCGGGGAGCATTGCATTAAGTCTAGTTACAGGCATAGGAGGATGTGGTGCTGAAAGCTGTCACTTTATCCCAGTGAGAGCATGCTATGGTTGTAGTAATTTTTATCCCTTTAGAGATGCTGATCATAATCATGTTAAAAATCTATTAAAAGAGGAAGTGAAATTACTAATGGATTTATCTGATAATACAGGTCAAGCTAGCCGAAATCCTATTATAAATGAGTATGAACAAACAATTTTTGAAGTAGATAGCGTCATTACTAGATGCCAGAAACAAGGGAGAGGGAAATAATGCTAACCAGGAGAAATAATCTCAAATCGTTTATTCAAAATGAAAAGACCTACTATAATGAACATTTACTAAAAACATCTGGAGAAGATTGGAATAGTCCTATTTGGGCTGGTAAAGGATCAGGCTGGTTAGCTATCAGAAACAAGTCTATTAGTTTTAATTTTGAGTCTTTAAAGAGATTGACAGGATTCAA
The nucleotide sequence above comes from Ignatzschineria rhizosphaerae. Encoded proteins:
- a CDS encoding magnesium transporter CorA family protein — its product is MMIQIYKNLVMNTYHHETAITSDNWVRVINPDEAEIKRLEDKLNISRFFIEESLDANTRPMIEEENGITSIIIHIPYMDPTITENSKGIRYRTIPFGIVLTDTHFVTICSVEAEILLNAFIKNCQGLGKHMQVQNVLDMLHHVAQRYLRLMHTMEFEIAEAEEELSRSYRNSELYTLLYLNEGLLFMTISLKQMLYLMRKINHEQYLEMLPNGVELFEDTIIEMEQAYSVAQINQLNSNNVMDAYGNIIQNNVSHIVKLLTALTIVLSIPTLIASIYGMNVPLPFQEEPAAFSILIVVMVVLSGLVAGFFYKKKFF
- the lhgO gene encoding L-2-hydroxyglutarate oxidase; translated protein: MSTVNYAVIGGGINGLSVARQLLIDYPGANVTLFEKESEVAQHQTSHNSGVVHAGLYYAKGSLKARLCRRGVELVRNYCTDNNLPYDQCGKVVVALNEVEEARLKKLYQIALDNEVPNVKMLYGEEIKTVEPNCIGVAALHSPETAIVSYEKIAKRIAEEIIERGGKIELNSPVQSIKNNSDGKITITLQSGKVYPTQFDYAVSCAGLQSDRLAKNSGDVETPKIVPFFGQYFVLDDQFTHDVKGLIYPVPDPKYPFLGVHFTKRIDGKMTIGPNAFLSKARENYDGKGFNFKDIKEFIFYPGFWRFAFRNIPAAMRESKTVFSQKNFINEATKYVPSLSNMTVKPATRGIRAQAMNPDGTLVDDFVIRRDGNITHIRNAPSPGATSSLAIAEYIVREVMQGKADV
- a CDS encoding GntR family transcriptional regulator, with product MKKLKKIESLSDQAFELLREAILNNVLEPGKLYSATEIGEWVGASRTPIREAAQQLANIGLVRIERNRGIRILPTSLKDLLESFQIRLMLEVPLVRKVAMIRTEEDIKTLEKAYNKLLKAAESDDAKETLNADKDYHSELLKIAAVERALAIIDNTRNTVLLTGPSTIPHSRTCMEAFEDHKGLHEAILKGDPETAGKEMERHIINTARLLVTQESGSRENWNDSDLLEQFSWIHK
- a CDS encoding DUF4440 domain-containing protein, producing MQELFRQIIHLEKKLHHPEHRQNRLFLTATLHDDFLEFGRSGFTTNKAQTLQDLLGVEPNSVSMIHSENYVSVLLKPGVILVTYQSYQLKNQERIKLTNRSSVWVETRSTDWQLRFHQGTPVAID
- a CDS encoding site-specific integrase, translated to MYINKKIKVQNETGHYLIRKDTQLPLMFPLLYKVFRLRNKSVSTQKVTILAILNWYNYWAFKKHECFDTSFFNSKYDLEIIYPEFDGFLLFLSKSCKKSVKSTSMYLSCLKGFFEYLALRYTSAKYESCNKEVNHNVQFLRIHNRLNTLFQYNETNALSLNKSWNVPLIQIDKDLLDKILNIVKPSSKLTVNPMNPWKTPHIQLRNYIIISLLANYGLRIGELLSLTIHSIKPNLSGNGYSLIVTESNEEDSRFSKPLIKTTDSHRNIFLSPFHYELLSVYLNVVRLQSPTHHSFLFISSGSKRHALSYEQVKKIVSKLSNVTKEFYPELLDMKTFKLTAHTFRHVWATHYLEYLVETERQDLEVAKDNLRSMGGVEYDE
- a CDS encoding site-specific integrase, whose translation is MPKLQGDFFLNSAIALDLTQDQRDFLILSAIPTNLKLISRDFDSEYVETNVDVWRIKYSGRSYLFKFDLKDTYKNKFLKWVTSSILKVHSISYGYACYLALTKFLLSDSTQISFSSTLCYLQSETVLENTKIYYPLKRVISFLIESEFPEFPLEALFELESIPKPKLKDWEYYYQFDIKIKPDLKRFIRNAILNLVQDLSKLSYEEIIYLSTLVVCYESGLRPFQLFNLKMQDFKKHNMFFELDVSSQKISSKRKKKQVVSLSSEAGKILEELVNRRLLIPFETDQLLQISPLTPMIQTDSHYYLNSALKLIQKKCNSQNSDDHLPIISAYDFRHNVGHSLAMSGASADEIAYMLGHNSTVVARHYISATPEIAILKQKALGENNAYLDMMGLIMTGDITTEDKWTTEKVSGSIALSLVTGIGGCGAESCHFIPVRACYGCSNFYPFRDADHNHVKNLLKEEVKLLMDLSDNTGQASRNPIINEYEQTIFEVDSVITRCQKQGRGK